In the Candidatus Dechloromonas phosphoritropha genome, CGCGAGTTTCGGGACGGCGCTGCTGGTGGCGCTCGTCCTCGGCCTGATCAACACCTTGTTGCGTCCGCTGCTCGTTCTGCTAACACTGCCGGTGACGCTGCTGACGCTCGGGCTATTCATCTTCGTCATCAACGCCCTCCTCTTTCAGATGGCCGGCCATCTGGTCAGCGGTTTCGAGGTCGGCGGCTTCTGGTCGGCGCTGTTCGGGTCGATCGGCTACAGCGTGATCTCGTGGGCGCTGCACGCGCTGGTTTTCTCGCAAAAGTCCAGCTAAATGCCAAGGGCCGACCAGTTGCTCGTCGCATCCGGACTTGCGGCCTCGCGCACCGCTGCCCAGCGCATGATTGCCGCTGGTCGGGTCAACTGGCCGGGCGGCATCGTCGCCA is a window encoding:
- a CDS encoding phage holin family protein; protein product: MQLIVIWVINALALLALPYVFSSIHVASFGTALLVALVLGLINTLLRPLLVLLTLPVTLLTLGLFIFVINALLFQMAGHLVSGFEVGGFWSALFGSIGYSVISWALHALVFSQKSS